TATTATTAGTTTTAGCTTCTAATTTATTATAAATTAATTTCCCTGTAAGGTCATAAACCGCAACATCAAAACTTTGATTAGAAAGTGTTTTAATATTGAATAAGCCTTTTGATGGATTTGGATACACCATAAAATTGTTAGTTTCAAACTGGTCAACACTTAAATTATCGGTTCCTCTGATCACAAAATTATCAATGATAACACCTTCTTCCTGAACAGCTTGATCAGACTGAAATACAAACCTAAACATAATACTAGTCTCTGCATTTAATGCTGTTAAATCATAGCTATACTCTGACATTGTAGCAGATTGTGCATCTGTTCCAGACCATTGAGACCCAATACAGTTAAAACACGTATTATTTTCGCCTTGTGCAGTATCATTATTATACCAATTTGGATCTGTTGCTGTACCTAAAACAGTCCAGTTTAATCCTTGATCAATGGAGTACTCCATATATAATAGATCCCAATCATCTTCAAGCTGAAAAGCCATATCAAATTTAAGTTCAGGACTTAATAAAGTGGTTAAATCAAAGCATTGCGACACTAAATAACTTTTTACATTGTTATCATAATCTCCCACCAAGTTTGTACCATATACTTGATTAGACAAATCTGAAGATGGGTTGTTTAAGACAGCTCCTGTTGGAACACCTCGTTGCCAATATTGTGTTGCTGCGCTTTCGTCAATAACTAATAATGCTTCTTCAGGTGTTTCAAATGTGTTTACCACTTGTGTTACACCACTATCATTAACATAAATAACTTTTTCTTCTGAGTCATTATTACTTGCATAAGCATCACCAGAAATAGTTGATGACACTTTAAATGTATAAATTCCTTTAGGTAAATTTAATACTGGTAAATCCACTAAAGTTGATGTTTCCGATAGTAAATTACCTGTCCAATTATAAGCATTAGAAACACCATCGATTAAGTAGTTAAAATCTACAGATGTTATAGGACTTAACCCATTGTTTTTAATTTCTACTTGTGGTACAATATTAGCATTACAATCTACAGCTGCACTAATACCATTAAGCGCTACCAATTTAACATCTGTAGCTGCCAATTCGGTTGGAATAACAGATTGCCATATACCTCTACCGTAAGTAGCTGCAGTAATTTTATCGTCTAAAACATTTATTTCTACATCAGTTACAGCAACATTAGGTAAATCGTTGTTAAATAAATCCCATGTTAAAGTATCATCATCATATCTATAAACGCCTAAACTTGTACCTAAAAACAATGGATTTTTAGAATGTAATCCTTGATGTTTTATACTATTTTTAGTTACTGTTGGTAAGCCACTTGTTATGTCGGTGAAATTGTTTCCGCCATCAACTGATTTTAAAACTTGACCTAAAAATCCTGAGGTAGTAACGTACACTATCGTATTATCAGAATTATTAACTTCAACAGAGGTTATATTAGAACTAAAAGAAGCAACATTTGTAAAAGAAACTCCTCCATTAGTACTTTTTCTTAATGAAGCATTTATAACAACATAGATATTATCTGGATTTATTGGATCGATCTCTATAGCATCAATATTAGAACCAAATGAAGACGACACTGCTACCCAATTATTACCTACTAATTTATATAATGAATTAAAACCAGAATATAGCTCACTATTAACACTCATAGCCAAAGGTGTAATCCAATTACCCTCTTCTCCAGCAGGAGAACCTACACTACCTGTTATTGCACCACCTGCATTTGAGGATATATATAATCCGCCTCCATTTTGCGTAAATCCATAATAATTATTTGAGTTTGCAGGATCAATTGCAGTATCCATACCATCTGCTCCATAATAATTTTGCCACTGTCCATTATTAAAAGCATGACCACCATTATCTTGTAATCCACCAACCATTTTATTAGAGCTTTGTTTTGATACTGCTACTCTATAAAACTGACTGATTTGCATTCCTGCTGTTAAGTCTGTAAAACTTATTCCTTTATTTTGAGACTTGTAAAAACCACCATCTGTTCCTGCATATAAGTCACCATTAAAAAATCTTAAAAAATGAATGTCTGCATGAGAATAAGAAGATGAAAATGGTGCATTCCAATTATTAACTTTTGTGAAATTAGTTTGACTTCCGGTAACATTACCTTTCCAAATATTTAGGACTCCTGTATAAATTTCGTTTTCATCTGTGTCCGAAACTGCAAAAGCAAGATCGTACCAAGACTGCGTAGATTCAAAAATATCACCATTATTAGCCAATGAAGCTACTTGAGTAAAATTAACACCAGCATTTGATGATTTATAAACACCTCTAAAACCATAGCTATTATCCGATAGCAAAACATAGACCACGTCAGGATTTGCAGGTGTTACATCTATAACCATTCTAGAAATACCATTAAAAGGTAACCCTCCAGTAACCAATGTAAACGATTCTCCGCCATCAACAGATTTATAAAACCTGTTGCTAGATACTGCGTATAAAATATTTGGATCTGTTGGCTTAATTTTTATGTCTTTAATATTTAATCCTACAGTACCATTAGAAGCGCTAGACGAATTAAGATTGCTCCAATTTGTACCTCCATCAATAGTTTTATAAACGCCATTACTAGTAGCTACCCATAACATATTAGAATTTGATGGATTGATATAAATATCATTCATAGAGTTTGGTGCATTTCCAGGATTTAATCCTGTA
The genomic region above belongs to Olleya sp. Hel_I_94 and contains:
- a CDS encoding T9SS type A sorting domain-containing protein, which encodes MKKMLLLVFVLFSTLTFAQFNQDAPWMSSLKQTSNDKSKPAKFQDIVDAFNTYWETRDPKQKGSGYKPFKRWETYWSNYVKPDGTLPTSLELWNTYLDVVNSKSNLKSSNIMVDESDWQPVGPFTHSNTGSWSSGQGRINVVVQDPNIPTTIYAGAPAGGLWKSIDSGLSWITTTDDLPQIGVSGIAIDSNNSDIIYIATGDDDAGDSFSVGVMKSIDGGLTWNTTGLNPGNAPNSMNDIYINPSNSNMLWVATSNGVYKTIDGGTNWSNLNSSSASNGTVGLNIKDIKIKPTDPNILYAVSSNRFYKSVDGGESFTLVTGGLPFNGISRMVIDVTPANPDVVYVLLSDNSYGFRGVYKSSNAGVNFTQVASLANNGDIFESTQSWYDLAFAVSDTDENEIYTGVLNIWKGNVTGSQTNFTKVNNWNAPFSSSYSHADIHFLRFFNGDLYAGTDGGFYKSQNKGISFTDLTAGMQISQFYRVAVSKQSSNKMVGGLQDNGGHAFNNGQWQNYYGADGMDTAIDPANSNNYYGFTQNGGGLYISSNAGGAITGSVGSPAGEEGNWITPLAMSVNSELYSGFNSLYKLVGNNWVAVSSSFGSNIDAIEIDPINPDNIYVVINASLRKSTNGGVSFTNVASFSSNITSVEVNNSDNTIVYVTTSGFLGQVLKSVDGGNNFTDITSGLPTVTKNSIKHQGLHSKNPLFLGTSLGVYRYDDDTLTWDLFNNDLPNVAVTDVEINVLDDKITAATYGRGIWQSVIPTELAATDVKLVALNGISAAVDCNANIVPQVEIKNNGLSPITSVDFNYLIDGVSNAYNWTGNLLSETSTLVDLPVLNLPKGIYTFKVSSTISGDAYASNNDSEEKVIYVNDSGVTQVVNTFETPEEALLVIDESAATQYWQRGVPTGAVLNNPSSDLSNQVYGTNLVGDYDNNVKSYLVSQCFDLTTLLSPELKFDMAFQLEDDWDLLYMEYSIDQGLNWTVLGTATDPNWYNNDTAQGENNTCFNCIGSQWSGTDAQSATMSEYSYDLTALNAETSIMFRFVFQSDQAVQEEGVIIDNFVIRGTDNLSVDQFETNNFMVYPNPSKGLFNIKTLSNQSFDVAVYDLTGKLIYNKLEAKTNNNLYRLDLSSFSTGVYFLNLQTNVGRITKKLIVN